The Microbacterium sp. W4I20 genome segment TCGACCCACTACTTCCGGCACTACACGTCGGACCCGGCCGAGATGACCGACCTTCCGGCTGACACCCGAGAACAGCTCGTCAGCGGCATGCTGCCCCCGCTGCTCACCGAGGTGCGCCGGCTCGAGACCGACCGCGGCGACACGATCAAGTTCCTCTGGCGCCTGCACGACGGCGCGCTCGTGGAGTCGGTGCTGATGCGCTACCCCGGCCGCATCACGCTGTGCGTGTCGAGCCAGGCCGGCTGCGGCATGAACTGCCCGTTCTGCGCGACCGGCCAGGCAGGTCTCACCCGCAACATGTCGACCGCCGAGATCATCGAGCAGATCGTGCGAGCGAACCGCCTCATCGCCGACGGCGGACTGGGCGGCAAGAAGTCCGACGACCACAGCATGGAGCGCGTCTCGAACATCGTCTTCATGGGGATGGGCGAGCCGCTCGCGAACTACAAGCGCGTGATGGATGCCGTGCGCTCGATGGTCGCACCCCAGCCCGACGGCCTCGGCATGAGCGCCCGCGGCATCACCGTGTCGACGGTCGGCCTCGTGCCCGCGATCAAGAAGCTCTCCGACGAGGGCATCCCGGTGACCTTCGCGCTCTCGCTGCACGCTCCCGACGACCACCTGCGCGACGAGCTCATCCCGGTGAACTCGAAGTGGAAGGTCGACGAGGCGCTCGATGCCGCGTACGAGTACTACGAGAAGACCGGCCGCCGTGTCTCGATCGAGTACGCGCTGATCAAGGACATGAATGACCACGCCTGGCGTGCCGATCTGCTGGCGGAGAAGCTCAACCAGCGCGGACGGGGCTGGGTACACGTGAACCCGATCCCGCTGAACCCGACGCCCGGCTCGATCTGGACCGCGTCCGAGCGCGACGTCACGAACGAGTTCGTGCGCCGCCTCAACGACGCCGGCATCCCGACGACCCTCCGCGACACCCGCGGCAAGGAGATCGACGGGGCCTGCGGGCAGCTGGTCGCGACGACCGAGGACGAAGCGGCGTCGGCCGCGATGGCCTGACCCCGGGTTCCGGTCGCGAAAACGCAGCGATCCGACGCCGACCGGGGTGCATTTTCGCGACCGGAACAGTCAGTTCTCGCCCAACAGCTGGGGGCGCACGGCCTTGACCCGCTCCTGAAGGGCCTCGACGAAGGCCATGACGGCGGGTTGGCGCAGTGCATCGGGTCGCGCGACCAGCCAGTAGGGCAGTCGAGCCTCGACCGTGTCGGGCAGCACGCGCACCAGGTCGTCGTGCGGGTCGGCCAGGAAGGCCGGAAGCAGCCCGAAGCCGGCGCCACCGCGGGTGGCGTCCACGTGCACGTACACGTTCGTGCTCGCGACGGCACCCGTCATCCCCGGCACGACCCGACGCGCGTCGTCGAGCGAGTCGACGTGCAGCATCGACTCGATGAAGTACACCAGCGGCCTGCCGACGAG includes the following:
- the rlmN gene encoding 23S rRNA (adenine(2503)-C(2))-methyltransferase RlmN; the encoded protein is MTDTPRTRETRPAASASAPQGRPAQGKIRSTKPAQVRPATEGWTQQKDATGRPLLQFASPKRGKPPVHLADLTPAERIEKVKELGLPGFRAKQLSTHYFRHYTSDPAEMTDLPADTREQLVSGMLPPLLTEVRRLETDRGDTIKFLWRLHDGALVESVLMRYPGRITLCVSSQAGCGMNCPFCATGQAGLTRNMSTAEIIEQIVRANRLIADGGLGGKKSDDHSMERVSNIVFMGMGEPLANYKRVMDAVRSMVAPQPDGLGMSARGITVSTVGLVPAIKKLSDEGIPVTFALSLHAPDDHLRDELIPVNSKWKVDEALDAAYEYYEKTGRRVSIEYALIKDMNDHAWRADLLAEKLNQRGRGWVHVNPIPLNPTPGSIWTASERDVTNEFVRRLNDAGIPTTLRDTRGKEIDGACGQLVATTEDEAASAAMA